Proteins encoded in a region of the Osmerus mordax isolate fOsmMor3 chromosome 17, fOsmMor3.pri, whole genome shotgun sequence genome:
- the kics2 gene encoding KICSTOR subunit 2, whose protein sequence is MTDTPREEELQPVPRERAILESFFTQLGMFSFDRAKDYVEKEKDNSKSAGAIWAALLAALAHLAVAEKAYHNMTFLGQKLGGQSFFSRKDSIRTIYTSLYNELRKVVTTGRHTQPGIAPYLEDLPSHLSEQLCHFSQARMEMADLYEKMHSLGSQKNINSEELVTALEVVLQKYSSRFHHPILGRLDGGFQTEVDVVTQLLRCQAQVSEWHFLPALLSLHGASTKLTAWGQLFQRQKETRKHLFGGQSQKAVQPPHLYLWLQRLQVALLAKFSFYFHEALSRQAAPADMRAATARTTPDYHGKICSFIRKHDANNVSLVFDNRGSDSFQGHGYHHPHSYREAPKGVEQFPAVVSLPSGERPLTHWPNVIMMMGDRAGELNTLDKVVHFYDDKVQSTYYLTRPEPHFTLVVIFDGRKSEKDSHITAFLQEISGSLRNSKPFSTLKPGSKG, encoded by the exons ATGACTGATACGCCGcgagaggaggagctgcagcCGGTGCCGCGCGAACGGGCGATTCTGGAAAGTTTCTTCACGCAGCTCGGCATGTTCTCTTTTGACCGTGCTAAGGACTacgtggagaaggagaaggacaacAGTAAGAGTGCAGGGGCTATCTGGGCAGCTCTACTCGCAGCCCTCGCCCACTTGGCTGTGGCGGAGAAGGCCTACCACAACATGACATTCCTCGGACAAAAGCTGG GCGGGCAGTCGTTTTTCAGTCGTAAAGACTCCATCCGTACCATCTACACGTCTCTCTACAACGAGCTTAGGAAGGTGGTGACCACAGGGCGCCACACCCAGCCTGGTATAGCCCCCTACTTAGAAGACCTGCCATCACATCTGTCAGAGCAGCTGTGCCACTTTTCTCAGGCACGCATGGAGATGGCAGACCTGTATGAGAAGATGCACTCGCTGGGCAGCCAGAAGAACATTAACTCAGAGGAACTTGTTACAGCCCTGGAGGTGGTACTTCAGAAGTAcagttccag gttcCACCACCCGATCCTGGGTCGCTTGGATGGGGGCTTCCAGACGGAGGTAGATGTGGTGACCCAGCTACTGCGCTGCCAGGCCCAGGTGTCCGAGTGGCACTTTCTGCCTGCCTTACTCAGCCTGCACGGGGCCAGCACCAAGCTAACTGCCTGGGGGCAGCTCTTCCAGCGCCAGAAAGAGACCCGCAAGCATCTGTTTGGGGGCCAGTCTCAGAAGGCCGTGCAGCCTCCCCACCTGTACCTGTGGCTGCAGCGTCTGCAGGTGGCTCTGCTGGCCAAGTTCAGCTTCTACTTCCATGAGGCGCTGAGCCGCCAGGCTGCCCCTGCCGACATGAGGGCAGCCACCGCCCGCACCACCCCCGACTACCACGGCAAGATCTGCTCCTTCATCCGCAAGCACGACGCCAACAACGTGTCGTTGGTGTTCGACAACCGCGGCTCGGACAGCTTCCAGGGCCACGGCTACCACCACCCGCACTCGTACCGCGAGGCGCCCAAGGGGGTGGAGCAGTTCCCCGCCGTGGTGTCGCTGCCCTCCGGGGAGCGGCCTCTCACCCACTGGCCCAACGTCATCATGATGATGGGTGACCGTGCCGGCGAGCTCAACACACTGGACAAGGTGGTTCACTTCTACGATGACAAGGTCCAGAGCACCTACTACCTGACCAGGCCTGAACCCCACTTCACCCTGGTGGTCATCTTCGATGGCAGGAAGTCTGAGAAGGACTCTCACATCACGGCCTTCCTACAGGAGATCTCAGGCTCGCTGAGGAACTCCAAACCCTTCAGCACCCTCAAACCTG